AAATAAAACATCACAAGATTAACCAATTATATAGATACAACCTAATTGATGCATAAATCGTCAACCCATTTATcactatttcaaactcatctcCAAACTTTAAAAATCAATTCTCACCTAATGAAATGTTTCAGATGTTTTACTTATACATTTAATTAGGGGTATATAAATGGCATATATAAACCATCGACCTAATTAAGGATATATATAAATGGaatatacattttcaaataaatcaaGGCGAGACTCATTACCTCCTCCATCTCAAAATTTAGGCAAACATCCATTATTTTAGAACAACTAGTAAGTGACTTCAAACTTGGGTTATGGGCTATTGACACAGTCAGGCAAGTGAAAAGCCACATCACAGTGATGATTGAGAACAAAAATATACCAATGACCTAACATCTCAGGTTGTTAGGTATCAAAAACCTAATCCTATTCCAACTTCAAAATATCCACTAGCAATAGTTATCTGGCCAATCTCTATCTAACTGCTAGAGGCAAACGAGAGAGACTGCATCAAGTTTGCCTTAGTTATTTTGAGCATCTCACAAAGTAACTCAAATAGTAGCAACTTCTATTAAGGAAAATTGGTACAAAAATGGTCCTGGAagtttcctctgttttttttttactgttatTACCTACTGAATTGTCCCCATCTATCGTCTTttataaacattaaaaacaagATAAATCAAAGAATTATAACAATAGAGCTGCTTACCTAagagataataaataaaattcagcTAACCATAAAGTACTCTTGACATCTGCTCTTTTAAACTAGTCAAGGAATTGATACAGCATACtctataaaatgaataaaaaaactaataaaatcaaacatgtcAACTGGAAATGAGGAAACAGATGGAGAAATGGTAAGACCACTCACCTCATTTATCCTTCCtccctttttcttcttatttttccagAGGTCAGACATCCTCATTGGTCTCATTGATGCAGTAAGGTGAAACTAGAGTCTCTGTGTATAAAACCGGAATGGACAAACCCAAATCACCGGAAAACATAATATCCTtgtgtgtttttgttttaaaatcataCAGGATTAATTTCCACTTATTAATCACCAGTAGAAACTCTCCGCCATTCTTCAAAAAGTTTGCAAACCAGCACAGCAGAGGTCCATCTGAATCATTTTCACTCCTAAAAGGTAAAGTCGCCACATTTGCCCAAGAGTCTTTCCCGGCTTTCTCCTCCATTACCCACATCTTAGTAAGCTCTCCATACAAATCATGGTACATCGCAGAAAGGTACCCTCCAAAGACCCTCAAATTAATAATTCCAACATCACTTGGCAACTCAACCTCCTTGAATCTCTCCTCTTTGAGATCAAAAGAAACAACTACGCGGCTAAAACCTTCATGTCCTTCACTAAGGCGCCATGCTAGCCAATAGAATGCCCCGTTAAGAAAAGTTCCCACGTCCCAGGCAGGCCTACTATAATGGGTTTCCTCAACCCTTCTCCATTCATTGGTTTTTAGCTCAAAAACATCAATTTCAGTTTTGATGACATCGCGGGACGTAGAAACCACCCTTACAATCTTGTAGTCATCACTTGAGTAGTCATACGTAAATCCATATAAAATGTCactattttcaagaaaactAGGCTTCGGCAAGGGATTGAATTGTCTGGTAGATGGGTTCCACAAAGCAGGGTTATGAAAGGAATCAATAACACATAGTAAGCCATCACAAGAATCCAGAATTTGAAAAACTAAATTAGAGGGTTCCAATGGATAATCGATATTCACTACCCCACTATTATCATTACCAGATGCATCAGGGTCCATGGATCGAATCACACGGCCTGGACATGAGATAAGGACTCGGCTTCTGGCTTGTGTTTGTGGTTGCTGGTAGTGCATTTCCGCGAACTCGGAATCGGAGATTAATGCCCGCCATGCTTTGCAAACGCACCTGAATCGTAGCAGAGACTTCACCGGTAATCTCAGCAGTATGTTCTCAATAATTTCATCAGGCAGAATCGCCATtgatctctctctttcaacCGACTCTGCCTCACTCTCTTCTCTTAAACACCTTAAACCCTATTAGCTGTCATTCCAGGAAGGATGTAGAAAAAACCCGAACCCCAAGCCCGACCGAATTTTTTTGGGCTGATATCGGTTGACAGGCCTGGCCCAGAAACCAGCCCAAGAAGTGAGTGACCCAAGCCCAAACATTTCGATTTGGGCCAGGCTGGAAGGCCCAAAACAACATTCTCATTTCCTGTTATATTAGGGAAAATTCTATGGTACCAATCAAATACCCATCAAATATGTAATCtaaatcattgaaaatatatgataaaatttcaattatcaaatgaaaatacaaataatgaaattaaggtATGAGAGAATGGAATCAAACTTAATATAAAGCAATAAGACTTAAATACACGTATGATCCAACCTAATTGGTCACACTTTTTGATGTATATCAATTTGGTACTATAGCAAGACCCATATATTAGACATATCATTTGTTTTTTCGCTCATTGGAAGGTGAAATTaccaaaacatgaaaaaagaaattagcAAGTTAATACATAGAAGGATACAAAAAATGGTCGTAatgaattaggaaaaaaaaagttttggcATTATATACATGTTTGGGTTCAATAATGAGGTCTTAACTTAGGAAGGTTAGTCTTGATTGGATTATCCACCTTCTTCAAGAAACTTGATGCTCAACCCTTACTTGCTTCATCACTAGTCCCTCTGACTAAACATTAGAGGGCTTGCTTGCAACCACAAGTACAGTTCTCCAGTTCTTTATTGAGCTTCTGCAATGGCAAAAAATAAGTTTGGAGCAGTTAGATATAGAGCATGAAGGTATGAAACTCAAAGAAAGAGCCCCTTTCAGGCCTCCAAGTAACACTATAATTTCTGCTTCTAGGAACATTACTATCCTAGCAGACATTGAAAAAGGCTGGATAGCTCTCTCATTTTGTTCCCCGATGATTCTTGCTGATACCCATTTGACTTGGGTGCCTAGCAGACACCCATCAATGTTCTATAACTCTAGTGAGAGCTTCGTTCTTCCAAGCTCAGCTGGGAGGAATTTGGGTTCGTTGTCTCTTCTGTAAAGGAACTAAAGAAAAGATTAGAGTGAATCACCCCTTCTATCAAAAGACTAAACTCTTGTCAAGGATAGAATCAGAAATATAAATCTTATCCAAACCTAAAAGAAGTAAATCTACTGATTTCTTGGTCATTTTAGCTTGCTATGAATGgcaaaatttcaaggaaaaagatttgagaAAATGCAGAGGCTGGAGTTGGGAATTCCTCTCCAGTGTGAAAGATGGAAAAGgtgagaaaaaaagaatttcaaagaaatttgCAAGTATAACATCAAGGAGGACAGGGAGAACTTTCTGTTCTGGAAATGCTCCAAGGGAGGATTTTGCTTCGAGGTGCTAGCTTCCTGGGCCATTTCTCTTTTTCCAATTCTTTGCTGTGGGAATCCTATGCTCCATTTAAGGTGGACCTCTTTTACTTGGGAAACCATTTGGTGGAAGATTCTCATCATCAGTCAATTGATACATAGAGGTAGGATTCAAGCAAATGGGTGCATTTCTATAAGCAAAACAAGGAGTCAGCTAATCATATTCTTCCACATTGTGAGGTAGCTCATTCCCTCAAGGCCTAGCTCCTACCTTCGGAATCTCTAGGGTAAAGCCTTTTCCTGCCAAGAGCTCCATGGTGAAATGACATGACAGCTTTGTTGGCAAAGAAAGATGAAAATGTGAACTGTGCCCCTGTGCATATTCTGGTGTATGCAGAAGGAACAGATTCGATACATTTTTTGTAGTGTGGAGCTTTCAGAGTTAAGATTAAAAGACCTCCATATAACTAGTATTCCTGCCATCTGGGGATTCCTTAAGGGAACGAAGCTTGACCTTTTCTGGATTTCATTGACAGGGGGGTGTTAGCTTAGGGTGTTGCTTCtagcttttgtttttctcatttatttccAAGGGTATTCCCTGTACACAAATGGTTTGCTCCCTTCTGACACCTCCTAATCTATTTTTTTCACATAACAAAGAGGCTGTAGCCTTTGTAAAATTGTAACAATAAAGAAACCACTGAAAGAAGTTTTTACCTAAAAGGGGTTTTTTGAAAGCCTTTTGGCCTAAAGCCAGATAGAAGAAGCCAGAAAGGACCCTTCACTGGATGATAAACCATTGGCAAGAGTCTAGGAGGAATTCCTATGGAAATGGGAAAAGAACAGATGGAGTTAAAGCAGGTTTTCAACTGTGGAAGAGCATACGTTACAACCTAATGTGAAAAATGGAGTGAGCACCACATGACTGCAAAAAAAAAGCAATCtataatggaaaagaaaaacggAGCATCTCAGAAGAAGAAAGGTCTGATTGAGCTAAAGTGACAAAGGGAAATTTTGAAGAAACTGAAGAGCATAAGAAAGTGCTTATAATCCAAATATTGGTAACTACCAAAACTTTTCACTTAAAAGGAAAAcagaaaaagctaaaaaaaaattcagagacAAGGGCACTCTGTTCAGTAGAGAACTAAACAAAGTTCTAGGCTAATCAAGTCCAGTTTATAGCTTCATTTCTATGTTTCTTTTCGGGCTTATCATACTAACATTTTTAAACCCTATCCTTTGAGTGTAATTCAGCTTAATCAATATGTACACCCTAGGGTAGGGCCTACAGGGTCAGGTTCCTAAATGAGCTTCAGGATATGTTATATTTGTATAagcttttttgttctttttgtatAACCCTCCTTGTATAGTGGAGGTCTCTTTGGGTCTTTTGATCAAATTCATATATCATGgagaggatttctcatccttctcatgttttcttcacttttatttaatacatatgttgtttctaataaaataaaaataaataaataaattcaagtcTAGTTTATATCTAACCTAGTTCCAGAGGGTCCAGTCCTATCTTAGGAGCAATTTCTCGATGCCGCTTTTGCACCCTACATTCCTACTTTGTGTATGTTGAAATGGATTTATGCTCATGCAGTCCTAGATTTGTGAAGCCATATGTGAGGAAGAGACCATATCATAACTAGTGAGGAGACTAAATCAACCCCTCAATTGATCTGATAATACTAACGGTGCAAATATTACAGAGCAAAACCAGCAGCATTTCTTATTTATCATATGTTTTTTCAtcttgataattattttctcaCCTGCACTTCATTTTGAAGACCTTTGATATGTTGCACAGCCAAGTCCAACATGTCAGCATAGCTAGTTTGCTGCAACAATTACGGAAAAAACAAGTGTCAGTTCTGCTGTTTAGAGGAAGGTCCTGCACCAAATAAAATTATGCATGGCAACATCTGACAAATTGAATGGTAAATTCTAGAAATCAAGACAAAAGACGTTGAAAATTCATTACCTTATCCATGTTAGGAACAAGATCTTGCAGTTTCTTCAGTTTCCCGCTTATTCTAGTTCTTCTCTcctatatatacacatatatggacaaaaagtaaaattatgAATTAGTACTGTACAAAATTTATCACTATTTCTATTCTACACAATGGTAAGTAACATTTACTTTTTTGTCATGTCcctcataataaataaaagttaattttatgattttgtttttcatttatttgagaacaaataatttctttttcatgtgAGTCCATGGCTGCTAACACTGATTTCATATGAGAAACATGTTAACATAAAACACAAGAGAAAAACTTTCATTGACAATCATAAGGGATCCACTTGAGGGATCAAAAGATTATCATGCACTCATGGAACATGGGTGATGAGCGACTTTATCATCAGTCTCAAGcaagaaaattgtaaaatctGAATGAACTCTGACAAATTCAATGACCACTAGCTTGAAAATTCTGTCAAATAATGCATGGCTTTCCTTGCTGCTCACTGAAATTTTCTAGATGATTTTGAAAGGATGTTCCAATTCCAAATGGCCCTGGACATATGCTTCTATTGGCATAGTCTCTTGCAGTCCGTTTGCTATAAATAGTTATCAGGTAGTTTGGGTGTTAATACTAATGGAATACCTACTAAAGTGTAATCAGAGGCATAATATTGCCTAACAAACATGTAAACAAAAATAAGGTCCAATGAAAATTCCTACTGATGATTTCTCTCAACCTCCAAGTCCTAGGTTTTAACATTTCCAACTATACCAAAGAATTTTTCACGTGGCCAACATAGAAAAATTGATGATCAATTGCTGGAAATTACCTGAGTGGCTTAAGAATAAATGTTCAAGATGAGATAACTTTGCATCATCTGAAGTTCAGTGAAGTAATGTGTCTTTATATGTTGGTTAGATGTTCACATGCAACTGACCGAGTAGTTAACTCTAAAGCACTAACAATTTGAAGGAGGGTACATAACTACATGTTGAAAGAAATAGTGACAAGAGTTAAGGCAGGTCTTACATGGTAAAACTAAATAAGTAAAGACCAAATGTCAATGAACTTATTCACACACAAATCTGAGTACATAACATTTCTGTGGTTCAGAAAATCATCTTATACAATGAGGAATGAAATGTCCATGCTTTAGAGGTTAAAGCTAGAAGGCATCTTCACAAGAACTCTGCCCTTTCCACAAACACTGACAGGGTGCATTGGATGTTCTAGAGAAATCGGAGGATGTCATTGCACTTTATATGACATTTGAAGTTCAAATTCACCCTCCTATATGCAATCATTATGAAATCAGAATGTAAAGCCCTCACAAAATAAATAGTATGATCCATTTTAGAATGTCATGAATCATCTACTGCATCaattttctatgatttatgATGGAGGCTTTCCATTAACAATGATGGATATCAAAATAGAATAATTCAAGTTGTGTATTGCTTACAGACTCTATACATGCCACTTCTTGAATTTATACTTACCCTTTCAGCAATACTTCTAGGATGAGTGGCACAGCCACGCTTAGCTCGAACTTTGCATGGAACAGAGTCTTCAGGTACTTGCAGCAGCTTCTCTACTGCTGCCATCTCTAAACTTGTCTGTGGCAGACTAAACTGAAACCAATAGAATTAACACTATCAACAAACAGATGTATAAACTGTTATCAGAGAATGCTTGCCACAGGCTAAATTTACATTTGTGAAAATTAAgagttaaaatcaatataaagaaaacattttacAATCCAAGCCAGAATTCAGCAGTATAAGATATTTGTGAAacaactcaaattttaattagCATCGCCTTAGCCTCATGATATGTGAGAACCCACATATCTTCAACAAGTCCACTGAGGCTTAGTTATCTTCCCTAAACAAAAGCTCACAAAAATTTCCATTACTAGTTAAATGTGGAACAAAATTCCTTCCCTATTTTTTAACAACAAAGACAGAAAGGGAACAAGAAGTAAAGGTTCTTGAGAGTGCAATATCATCAACTATAAATCAAGGTAGTATTTTGCTGAAACTACTAATACGATGGTTTGAAAACATTGTGATCTAGGCTTTTATGATAAGAAACAAGAAACATTTtaggaagagaaggaagaaaaattaCGAGTATAAACTATTGTTCAAGCAAATCAGACGACAAGTAAAgggaaaaatcaaacaaataggCATTCCAAAAAGACCCAAGAAAAGAACTTGACAAAAGAAACCACAAGAGAACAAACTCTCAGGTGGAGGAATAGCTCTGTGCTTAGCAAGGTGATTCACTACCAGGTTGGCAAACTAGGCTTCTAGCCAAAGAACATCCCAAAATTTGCCCAGGTCAACAACTTAATGAATCCAAGCATCATCCTCCTGAGGCCCACTCTGAATTAGGACACCTAAGAAAAAACAACAGCTGAGTTCCCCTCGACCTGAGGTTACTAATAGTAACACCAAAAAAGGAAGCTTTCACAAAACATAATAACAAAGCTATTATTTCTGCCTCAATGGCCAAACCAGCTGACTTAGCAGTTCCTTTCCACTGCAAGGCTGAGTATAATGAAGTTGAAGCAGTTCGTTTACACTAGACTCACTAGTTAAATAATATAACATCACCCACGCAAATCATTTATGGTTGAAAAGAGATTCTAGTTATGAACCAGGCTACTAGACATCAATGACAATGAAATGTCCATCAAACAGTACAAGCGGGTAAAATAGTTGTTTAACATGTTTTCCTTGTATTTCTGACCAGAATTTATTCAAGTTTTTTCATTCTTATCACAAAGAAGAGTTCCACATTTCATGGATATTAAAAGGCATATAGGTATGCAgtcttatcttctttttttcacaAGATTTAGAATTGAGGGTCCACTAGGATCTTTCTGTGATGTATATTGCAAACATGCCTGAAGAGAATCTTAATACCTGTGGCTCTAAGGAACTGAGACTGTTGAGAATGTCACCATTGATGTTCTTAGCTCGTTTGTTTGGTGTTGTGGAAAACACAATGGTGTTGGTATTGTCCCAGGCATCCATAGGAAAACTAGCAGTGGCATAAGAATGAGTGGCATTTCTGTGGCCATTGTCAGAGCTGATGCCATCAACCATATTCTCACTTACTTCTGAGATCTGGGAAAGAGAATCTTGCCTCTTGAAGCTTAACTGGGACTTCAACCTTGATATTCCATGACCACCATTACAACCACCTTGAGAGCTATAGTTTCCAGTCCCCCTTGTCACTGAAAAACATGCATTTCACAGTATACATTATCCAAAGTGGCAGAAGATAGTAAAATAAtcaattgaaaaattagaataccCATCAGACTAACAAGGTATTAGTCTACCCAAATCATGTTTTTTAATCAATTGCATTACAATAACAACAATTATTCATAAAcccattaaaataataataataataataataataatactttttcTTGCTGTGACCACCATGATCATTTTTGAAGGTCACATGTCATTGGTGCATCCACGTGAATCACCAGCTGTCTGAATTATAAttgtcttattaaaaatttctACTCCACAAACCACAACCCAGTACGACCCAAATTTAACGCGCTCAGAGTCACAAGGCAAGCTAGTGATCCTTGAAATATCTGCCACACCCAAGGCTCAAAACGGTGTCGTTATCGTCTAGTTGGCCGGTAGTAGTGGTGCTTCTGCAGCATGTTTGGCACATGAGAGAGAAAATCTCGAGGGCCCATATGTGGGATCGTGAAAAGATTCGTCCCAGTTCAGTGAATACTCTGAGATCGATTCTCGGCCATTCATCTCAAGTGGATGTAACCTCGACCAATCTCTACCGTGCATTGCTTTGACCAATAAAAAAACCGCCAATCTCCCCCCCCGCCCTTTTGCGTGGACcaggaaaaataataagaatttttattttagaaaaaaaaaaaaaaaaggggaatcGACTACGGCACTGCGCAGGAAAGGCCCTAGATCCTCTCCCCGTTGCCCAAACGCCAACGACTTTTGCAGGTCAAGCCACCAATCAGAAGACAGAATAAAGGGAAGCAGCGACTTCGATCATTCCACCAAATGAAAAGACAACACTGCCCTCGAAAATAACATTCACAAacaaccattttaaaaatatataaaattttaataatatttacaagatttttttcccataatctaatgaaaaattaaataaaaatttaaatttttttcttttttatttttcgaaATTGGAAGAAAATTCGAAAATAATGGAATTAACACAATAACCTTGACTCAATTCAACgtaaatatttctaatttttagaaaaagaaataatattatattaatttaaaaatatatgcaaaaatTGGATGAATAAACCAtactttattattaatttaaaaggaaaaaaaatgcaaacattTTTGCAGGCTGATAGCATTTTTCAACGAGGATAAAACTGTAAATTCAACTTAGcactcattttaaaaaaataaaaataaaaataataaaaaaagaaaaagcaaatacAATCAACGCACAGTTATCGGCAGTGAGCTGGTTGAGGAAGCCAGCAGGGGAGCTGCTATGGCGAATCAACGACGGCGCAGATCCACCGCCACCGCCGCCTTCACCACCGCCTTTCAAACTACTAGCTGTAGAGAAGCCGGCGACAGGCATCTCACTAAACCCGTAGGACCTCTGCAACATAGCAGCGGGGCCTCCGGCTCCGGCCTCCTTGTGATCCGGCGGCGCAGCCACCTTACAGGTGGACTCGGAGGAAGAGTCACCGGAAAAGTACTGGTGAGGCATGATATGGTGAGATCCGAGGGGGGAGAATTCACGGTCAGTTGAGACGAGGGAATCGACGGCGGAGGTCAAGAGGGAGCCCGGAGCTGAACCGTAGCGAATAAGGCCGGAGGAATGCAGTGAACGGTGAGAAGAGGAGGAAGCAGAAGAAGGATACATGATGAAAATCAAACACTTACTATGAGAGAGGAAGatatggaagaagaagaagaaggaggaggagaaggaggagaaggaaagaagaaaagggagaaaaagggaaagagaataaTGAGTTAAAAAGGGAGATGCTGATTGAGGAAAAGTCCATGAGAGTGTGTGGGTCCACATGTGAGCCTAATCAGAGTTAAGCATCCACCCTCAATCTTGGGTctataatttcaatattttattcatttttgcttcttttatttttttatttttagggaaaGAGTCATTCACAGCTTTCAAGAATCAAGATGAGGATGAGTTTTgaggattttctttttctttttttcttttatgggtattttaaagtttttgttCTTCTTGTGTGATTTGGGTTAGGGGATGCTTGGTGACTTGGTGGACCAGCTCGATCCACTTCATAATTGAGATGGCCCAAGAAAGAGAGacgaagaagaaaaagaaggggaTTGACCATTTGACCGCCTTATTTGTATCTAGAGTACGAAAAagaaaggatatatatatatacatagataAAAAGTTTGTGATATGATAATAGAGATGAGAACTAAGTTGTGATAAaatattcttagaaaatatttttttttattgaaatgatGGGATTTTGGCATTTATGAAAAAGGGTGATGAGGTGAAAGGTTAGACACGtgatataataatataaattttagtttttcctttttttttaaaaaaaaaaaaacaagtacaTAAGTGTATTGGTTGATCACCACATATTCTATATctgttattatattatattttaaaagttattgTCTCGTATTATCtattttgaatttgaagaagttcataattttttttaatacacgTAACATTTTTAGTGTGTCTCACAGAGTTATGAAGTAAAGCAAATAAACACCTCTTATGAAGTCAAATAAACCAAATCTTCGTATTAAAGAACAATCCAGACCTCTGTATTAAGGTCCCTTTCAAGACAACCTtaggtttttctttattttgataatatggATATAACTCatatctttctttctatttatttgtcattattatatatatatatatatattatcttaaaGTTTTGTTTTATGAAAGGGTTGCAAAAACCTTTTTTCAAATGTTtggaagattttttttcttatgaaattttgaatatgtttaatagtgattttgtgagatgtttttaatctttttaacatttttatctCTATTTTATAGATTTAGGAAAAATTTACATTGATATAAATGATCTTCACAAATTCCCAAGTGTATCCAAATTACTActatttcatatttgaaaattttatctttaaaatacttttattaaagataaaataattataatatttctaaatttttaatcaaataaaaatgtaattgcCATGGTAAAATATAATACCCTTCCTAAAAAATTATATCcaaatattctcaaaaattttatttgaccTTAAAATATGCTTTTCTAATGTTTAAAAAGCTCCCCAAACAAGACTTGAAAACAATAACAGATTCCTCGTAAAGGTCTTGATAAAAGTGCAATAAAATAGttacaatcttt
This region of Vitis vinifera cultivar Pinot Noir 40024 chromosome 5, ASM3070453v1 genomic DNA includes:
- the LOC132252526 gene encoding F-box/kelch-repeat protein At3g06240-like isoform X1; the protein is MAILPDEIIENILLRLPVKSLLRFRCVCKAWRALISDSEFAEMHYQQPQTQARSRVLISCPGRVIRSMDPDASGNDNSGVVNIDYPLEPSNLVFQILDSCDGLLCVIDSFHNPALWNPSTRQFNPLPKPSFLENSDILYGFTYDYSSDDYKIVRVVSTSRDVIKTEIDVFELKTNEWRRVEETHYSRPAWDVGTFLNGAFYWLAWRLSEGHEGFSRVVVSFDLKEERFKEVELPSDVGIINLRVFGGYLSAMYHDLYGELTKMWVMEEKAGKDSWANVATLPFRSENDSDGPLLCWFANFLKNGGEFLLVINKWKLILYDFKTKTHKDIMFSGDLGLSIPVLYTETLVSPYCINETNEDV
- the LOC132252526 gene encoding putative F-box protein At3g47150 isoform X2, with translation MAILPDEIIENILLRLPVKSLLRFRCVCKAWRALISDSEFAEMHYQQPQTQARSRVLISCPGRVIRSMDPDASDAGKETLAEEDN
- the LOC100246361 gene encoding transcription factor bHLH128 isoform X2, producing MYPSSASSSSHRSLHSSGLIRYGSAPGSLLTSAVDSLVSTDREFSPLGSHHIMPHQYFSGDSSSESTCKVAAPPDHKEAGAGGPAAMLQRSYGFSEMPVAGFSTASSLKGGGEGGGGGGSAPSLIRHSSSPAGFLNQLTADNLTRGTGNYSSQGGCNGGHGISRLKSQLSFKRQDSLSQISEVSENMVDGISSDNGHRNATHSYATASFPMDAWDNTNTIVFSTTPNKRAKNINGDILNSLSSLEPQFSLPQTSLEMAAVEKLLQVPEDSVPCKVRAKRGCATHPRSIAERERRTRISGKLKKLQDLVPNMDKQTSYADMLDLAVQHIKGLQNEVQKLNKELENCTCGCKQAL
- the LOC100246361 gene encoding transcription factor bHLH128 isoform X1, yielding MYPSSASSSSHRSLHSSGLIRYGSAPGSLLTSAVDSLVSTDREFSPLGSHHIMPHQYFSGDSSSESTCKVAAPPDHKEAGAGGPAAMLQRSYGFSEMPVAGFSTASSLKGGGEGGGGGGSAPSLIRHSSSPAGFLNQLTADNLTRGTGNYSSQGGCNGGHGISRLKSQLSFKRQDSLSQISEVSENMVDGISSDNGHRNATHSYATASFPMDAWDNTNTIVFSTTPNKRAKNINGDILNSLSSLEPQFSLPQTSLEMAAVEKLLQVPEDSVPCKVRAKRGCATHPRSIAERERRTRISGKLKKLQDLVPNMDKQTSYADMLDLAVQHIKGLQNEVQFLYRRDNEPKFLPAELGRTKLSLEL
- the LOC100246361 gene encoding transcription factor bHLH128 isoform X3 codes for the protein MYPSSASSSSHRSLHSSGLIRYGSAPGSLLTSAVDSLVSTDREFSPLGSHHIMPHQYFSGDSSSESTCKVAAPPDHKEAGAGGPAAMLQRSYGFSEMPVAGFSTASSLKGGGEGGGGGGSAPSLIRHSSSPAGFLNQLTADNLTRGTGNYSSQGGCNGGHGISRLKSQLSFKRQDSLSQISEVSENMVDGISSDNGHRNATHSYATASFPMDAWDNTNTIVFSTTPNKRAKNINGDILNSLSSLEPQFSLPQTSLEMAAVEKLLQVPEDSVPCKVRAKRGCATHPRSIAERERRTRISGKLKKLQDLVPNMDKQTSYADMLDLAVQHIKGLQNEVQKRQRTQIPPS